A stretch of the Medicago truncatula cultivar Jemalong A17 chromosome 5, MtrunA17r5.0-ANR, whole genome shotgun sequence genome encodes the following:
- the LOC25494617 gene encoding elongation factor 1-alpha isoform X2 has translation MDTLENKAAELNKDSFKYAWVLDKLKAERERGITIDNSMLNFETTKYRCTIIDAPGHRDFIKNMITGTSQADCALLIVDSTPAGFGAGISNNGQIREHALHAYSLGVKQMICCCNKMDAFGHLSFKSRFEEIVSQLSSILMNVGYKQDEVTFVPISGFEGDNLVEPSTKLDGYKGPTLLEALDRINEPKRLSDKPLRLPLQGVYKIGGIGALAAGCVRTGVLKPGMVVTFSPNGRQGEVTSVKMDHEDLSEALPGDNVRFAVENVSDAHLSRGYVASNSKHHPAKEAINFTSQVIITNHPGQIEKGYTPVLNCHTSYIAVKFAKLLAKVDRFSGKIIVKEPKFLKKGDGGIIQMIPTKPMVVETFSEYPSLGRFIVRDTHQTVAIGIILVVNKKDPSERDMGQTSHEGLLSFTLQVLFA, from the exons ATGGACACACTTGAGAATAAAGCTGCTGAGTTAAACAAGGATTCTTTCAAGTATGCGTGGGTTCTTGACAAACTCAAGGCTGAGCGCGAAAGAGGTATCACAATTGACAATTCTATGTTGAATTTTGAGACAACCAAGTACCGCTGCACTATCATTGATGCCCCCGGACACAGGGATTTCATTAAGAACATGATTACTGGGACATCCCAAGCTGATTGTGCTCTTCTTATCGTTGATTCCACTCCTGCTGGTTTTGGAGCCGGTATTTCCAATAATGGTCAGATCCGTGAACATGCTCTCCATGCTTACTCTCTTGGTGTCAAGCAAATGATCTGCTGCTGCAACAAG ATGGATGCCTTTGGTCACCTATCCTTCAAGAGTAGGTTTGAAGAAATTGTGAGTCAACTTTCATCAATTTTGATGAACGTTGGCTATAAACAAGACGAAGTTACATTTGTTCCCATCTCTGGTTTTGAGGGAGATAACTTGGTTGAGCCCTCTACAAAACTTGATGGGTACAAGGGTCCCACCCTTCTTGAAGCTCTTGACCGAATCAACGAGCCTAAGAGGCTATCAGACAAGCCTCTCCGATTACCACTTCAGGGTGTCTACAAGATTGGAGGAATTGGAGCTTTGGCTGCAGGATGTGTCAGGACTGGTGTCTTGAAACCTGGAATGGTGGTGACTTTTTCCCCAAATGGCCGGCAAGGTGAGGTGACGTCTGTGAAGATGGACCATGAAGATCTTTCCGAGGCCCTTCCTGGTGATAATGTGAGATTTGCTGTTGAGAATGTGTCTGATGCACATCTCAGCCGAGGCTATGTTGCCTCAAACTCCAAGCATCACCCAGCCAAGGAGGCCATTAACTTTACATCTCAAGTTATCATCACGAATCACCCTGGCCAAATTGAAAAGGGTTATACACCTGTTCTTAACTGCCACACCTCCTACATTGCTGTCAAGTTTGCTAAGCTTCTTGCCAAGGTAGACAGGTTTTCTGGCAAGATAATTGTGAAGGAGCCCAAATTCTTGAAGAAAGGTGATGGTGGCATTATTCAGATGATTCCCACCAAGCCCATGGTGGTAGAGACTTTTTCTGAATATCCTTCACTCGGCCGTTTTATTGTCAGAGATACGCATCAAACTGTGGCTATTGGAATCATCTTGGTTGTGAACAAGAAGGATCCTAGTGAAAGAG ATATGGGGCAAACATCGCATGAGGGGTTGTTGAGCTTCACACTGCAGGTGTTGTTTGCATGA
- the LOC25494617 gene encoding elongation factor 1-alpha isoform X1: MDTLENKAAELNKDSFKYAWVLDKLKAERERGITIDNSMLNFETTKYRCTIIDAPGHRDFIKNMITGTSQADCALLIVDSTPAGFGAGISNNGQIREHALHAYSLGVKQMICCCNKMDAFGHLSFKSRFEEIVSQLSSILMNVGYKQDEVTFVPISGFEGDNLVEPSTKLDGYKGPTLLEALDRINEPKRLSDKPLRLPLQGVYKIGGIGALAAGCVRTGVLKPGMVVTFSPNGRQGEVTSVKMDHEDLSEALPGDNVRFAVENVSDAHLSRGYVASNSKHHPAKEAINFTSQVIITNHPGQIEKGYTPVLNCHTSYIAVKFAKLLAKVDRFSGKIIVKEPKFLKKGDGGIIQMIPTKPMVVETFSEYPSLGRFIVRDTHQTVAIGIILVVNKKDPSERGKITQVHIENADCFADMGQTSHEGLLSFTLQVLFA, translated from the exons ATGGACACACTTGAGAATAAAGCTGCTGAGTTAAACAAGGATTCTTTCAAGTATGCGTGGGTTCTTGACAAACTCAAGGCTGAGCGCGAAAGAGGTATCACAATTGACAATTCTATGTTGAATTTTGAGACAACCAAGTACCGCTGCACTATCATTGATGCCCCCGGACACAGGGATTTCATTAAGAACATGATTACTGGGACATCCCAAGCTGATTGTGCTCTTCTTATCGTTGATTCCACTCCTGCTGGTTTTGGAGCCGGTATTTCCAATAATGGTCAGATCCGTGAACATGCTCTCCATGCTTACTCTCTTGGTGTCAAGCAAATGATCTGCTGCTGCAACAAG ATGGATGCCTTTGGTCACCTATCCTTCAAGAGTAGGTTTGAAGAAATTGTGAGTCAACTTTCATCAATTTTGATGAACGTTGGCTATAAACAAGACGAAGTTACATTTGTTCCCATCTCTGGTTTTGAGGGAGATAACTTGGTTGAGCCCTCTACAAAACTTGATGGGTACAAGGGTCCCACCCTTCTTGAAGCTCTTGACCGAATCAACGAGCCTAAGAGGCTATCAGACAAGCCTCTCCGATTACCACTTCAGGGTGTCTACAAGATTGGAGGAATTGGAGCTTTGGCTGCAGGATGTGTCAGGACTGGTGTCTTGAAACCTGGAATGGTGGTGACTTTTTCCCCAAATGGCCGGCAAGGTGAGGTGACGTCTGTGAAGATGGACCATGAAGATCTTTCCGAGGCCCTTCCTGGTGATAATGTGAGATTTGCTGTTGAGAATGTGTCTGATGCACATCTCAGCCGAGGCTATGTTGCCTCAAACTCCAAGCATCACCCAGCCAAGGAGGCCATTAACTTTACATCTCAAGTTATCATCACGAATCACCCTGGCCAAATTGAAAAGGGTTATACACCTGTTCTTAACTGCCACACCTCCTACATTGCTGTCAAGTTTGCTAAGCTTCTTGCCAAGGTAGACAGGTTTTCTGGCAAGATAATTGTGAAGGAGCCCAAATTCTTGAAGAAAGGTGATGGTGGCATTATTCAGATGATTCCCACCAAGCCCATGGTGGTAGAGACTTTTTCTGAATATCCTTCACTCGGCCGTTTTATTGTCAGAGATACGCATCAAACTGTGGCTATTGGAATCATCTTGGTTGTGAACAAGAAGGATCCTAGTGAAAGAGGTAAGATCACGCAAGTCCACATTGAAAACGCAGACTGTTTTGCAG ATATGGGGCAAACATCGCATGAGGGGTTGTTGAGCTTCACACTGCAGGTGTTGTTTGCATGA
- the LOC112421809 gene encoding uncharacterized protein — protein sequence MVHLADLNPVVELYEVLPVAGFPYPPLVQDSEPQIPQPLPEPQPEMMVHLADFNPLVELEEVLPVAGFPYPPMAYQRRSEGAFADVESLALFTAFHLNGNVTDIDTLRDMFPYILGLRNNVSLNTKLRNSRNSAVLHLIELLALVPQLS from the exons ATGGTACATCTCGCAGACTTGAATCCTGTCGTTGAATTGTATGAAGTACTTCCTGTGGCTGGGTTTCCTTATCCACCTTTGGTTCAAGATTCTGAACCCCAAATACCACAGCCTCTTCCTGAGCCGCAGCCTGAAATGATGGTACATCTCGCAGACTTCAATCCTCTCGTTGAATTGGAAGAAGTGCTTCCTGTGGCTGGGTTTCCTTATCCACCTATGGCATATCAGCGCCGATCAGAAGG GGCTTTTGCTGATGTCGAGTCTCTGGCTTTATTTACTGCATTCCATCTGAACGGTAATGTTACTGATATCGATACTCTTCGAGATATGTTCCCTTATATCCTCGGCTTGAGGAATAATGTTTCTTTGAATACCAAATTGCGTAATTCAAGAAATTCAGCTGTCCTTCATCTTATCGAATTACTCGCCCTCGTACCCCAGTTGTCGTGA